The following are from one region of the Quercus robur chromosome 1, dhQueRobu3.1, whole genome shotgun sequence genome:
- the LOC126719623 gene encoding uncharacterized protein LOC126719623 isoform X1, giving the protein MKLRSRVIRDVSVRSSQRRPSQRSPSQQASTDNTDHGSQQEVGQSSTIDSSNAVVPLVERVTRGPSKYAYIWNLPENQKIELPLTSNNQPVKKVGRHFTGWLGTIARKPQMCPIKYENWTRMPNEFKEEIWNLVQSKWCLPEEPTRLKAMKLMTLSTVAACWRNHKSRLKKKYFLGSGNRAQVPPNVNPEDYEAIVQHWNLPKTKDLALKNKNIRSKQKNLHTGGSKNFASYSEELVTTLGHPVERAELYLKLHLRKDGAPVNPEAESNIEKINELMSEPSNRLQSTDLTGSIAWAPDDIYSQVFGNERNGRVRGVGFGPTPSGRTVKNAAAITQIRSQERDAEVTQLRSQVALLTEKITRYDNLEERMTQMASMMQLMQNHFSEVSRGAFALDQQSPTPHRSQASSHQETSFSR; this is encoded by the exons ATGAAATTGAGAAGTAGAGTTATACGTGACGTTTCGGTAAGGTCGTCACAACGAAGGCCGTCACAACGAAGTCCGTCACAACAAGCTTCTACAGACAATACGGATCATGGGTCACAACAAGAAGTGGGCCAATCATCCACAATTGATTCATCAAATGCtg TTGTGCCACTTGTTGAACGTGTTACTCGTGGTCCTAGCAAGTACGCATACATTTGGAATCTCCCTGAAAATCAAAAGATTGAATTGCCACTAACCAGTAATAATCAGCCAGTTAAGAAGGTAGGGAGGCACTTCACAGGTTGGTTGGGTACAATTGCACGAAAACCCCAAATGTGCCCAATTAAATATGAGAATTGGACAAGAATGCCAAATGAATTTAAAGAAGAGATATGGAATCTTGTTCAG TCAAAATGGTGTTTGCCTGAAGAACCTACTCGTTTGAAGGCAATGAAGCTAATGACATTATCAACAGTTGCGGCTTGTTGGAGGAACCACAAGTCAAGGTTGAAGAAGAAGTATTTTCTAGGAAGCGGAAATAGAGCACAAGTGCCACCAAATGTAAATCCTGAAGATTATGAAGCCATTGTTCAACATTGGAATTTACCAAAAACAAAG GATCTAGCTTTGAAGAACAAGAACATTcgttccaaacaaaaaaatttacatactGGTGGTTCAAAAAACTTTGCTTCATACTCTGAAGAATTG GTAACAACACTTGGGCATCCCGTAGAGCGTGCAGAATTATACCTAAAACTCCATCTTCGTAAAGATGGTGCTCCTGTTAACCCTGAAGCAGAAAGCAACATT GAAAAAATCAATGAATTGATGAGTGAGCCCTCAAATCGTTTGCAGTCAACTGATCTCACTGGCAGTATTGCATGGGCACCAGATGATATATATTCTCAAGTGTTTGGTAATGAGCGCAATGGTCGTGTTCGGGGTGTGGGATTTGGCCCAACCCCAAGTGGACGAACTGTTAAGAATGCTGCTGCAATTACTCAAATAAGAAGCCAAGAAAGGGATGCTGAAGTGACTCAGTTAAGGAGTCAAGTGGCTTTGTTGACAGAGAAAATAACTCGCTATGATAACTTGGAGGAGCGAATGACCCAAATGGCTAGCATGATGCAACTAATGCAAAATCATTTTTCAGAAGTTAGTCGg GGTGCTTTTGCTTTAGATCAACAATCTCCAACTCCTCATAGATCACAAGCTTCATCTCATCAAGAAACTAGCTTCTCGCGGTAA
- the LOC126719623 gene encoding uncharacterized protein LOC126719623 isoform X2 yields MKLRSRVIRDVSVRSSQRRPSQRSPSQQASTDNTDHGSQQEVGQSSTIDSSNAVVPLVERVTRGPSKYAYIWNLPENQKIELPLTSNNQPVKKVGRHFTGWLGTIARKPQMCPIKYENWTRMPNEFKEEIWNLVQSKWCLPEEPTRLKAMKLMTLSTVAACWRNHKSRLKKKYFLGSGNRAQVPPNVNPEDYEAIVQHWNLPKTKDLALKNKNIRSKQKNLHTGGSKNFASYSEELVTTLGHPVERAELYLKLHLRKDGAPVNPEAESNIEKINELMSEPSNRLQSTDLTGSIAWAPDDIYSQVFGNERNGRVRGVGFGPTPSGRTVKNAAAITQIRSQERDAEVTQLRSQVALLTEKITRYDNLEERMTQMASMMQLMQNHFSEGAFALDQQSPTPHRSQASSHQETSFSR; encoded by the exons ATGAAATTGAGAAGTAGAGTTATACGTGACGTTTCGGTAAGGTCGTCACAACGAAGGCCGTCACAACGAAGTCCGTCACAACAAGCTTCTACAGACAATACGGATCATGGGTCACAACAAGAAGTGGGCCAATCATCCACAATTGATTCATCAAATGCtg TTGTGCCACTTGTTGAACGTGTTACTCGTGGTCCTAGCAAGTACGCATACATTTGGAATCTCCCTGAAAATCAAAAGATTGAATTGCCACTAACCAGTAATAATCAGCCAGTTAAGAAGGTAGGGAGGCACTTCACAGGTTGGTTGGGTACAATTGCACGAAAACCCCAAATGTGCCCAATTAAATATGAGAATTGGACAAGAATGCCAAATGAATTTAAAGAAGAGATATGGAATCTTGTTCAG TCAAAATGGTGTTTGCCTGAAGAACCTACTCGTTTGAAGGCAATGAAGCTAATGACATTATCAACAGTTGCGGCTTGTTGGAGGAACCACAAGTCAAGGTTGAAGAAGAAGTATTTTCTAGGAAGCGGAAATAGAGCACAAGTGCCACCAAATGTAAATCCTGAAGATTATGAAGCCATTGTTCAACATTGGAATTTACCAAAAACAAAG GATCTAGCTTTGAAGAACAAGAACATTcgttccaaacaaaaaaatttacatactGGTGGTTCAAAAAACTTTGCTTCATACTCTGAAGAATTG GTAACAACACTTGGGCATCCCGTAGAGCGTGCAGAATTATACCTAAAACTCCATCTTCGTAAAGATGGTGCTCCTGTTAACCCTGAAGCAGAAAGCAACATT GAAAAAATCAATGAATTGATGAGTGAGCCCTCAAATCGTTTGCAGTCAACTGATCTCACTGGCAGTATTGCATGGGCACCAGATGATATATATTCTCAAGTGTTTGGTAATGAGCGCAATGGTCGTGTTCGGGGTGTGGGATTTGGCCCAACCCCAAGTGGACGAACTGTTAAGAATGCTGCTGCAATTACTCAAATAAGAAGCCAAGAAAGGGATGCTGAAGTGACTCAGTTAAGGAGTCAAGTGGCTTTGTTGACAGAGAAAATAACTCGCTATGATAACTTGGAGGAGCGAATGACCCAAATGGCTAGCATGATGCAACTAATGCAAAATCATTTTTCAGAA GGTGCTTTTGCTTTAGATCAACAATCTCCAACTCCTCATAGATCACAAGCTTCATCTCATCAAGAAACTAGCTTCTCGCGGTAA